In Dioscorea cayenensis subsp. rotundata cultivar TDr96_F1 chromosome 9, TDr96_F1_v2_PseudoChromosome.rev07_lg8_w22 25.fasta, whole genome shotgun sequence, a genomic segment contains:
- the LOC120269023 gene encoding LOW QUALITY PROTEIN: protein GRAVITROPIC IN THE LIGHT 1-like (The sequence of the model RefSeq protein was modified relative to this genomic sequence to represent the inferred CDS: deleted 1 base in 1 codon; substituted 1 base at 1 genomic stop codon) → METGSSRKAAGKSSSSVFFRISQLCKLRSVGVFSSTESRKPTHTEPLEETLEEFVLSKLFSSISALKCGYVELQQAHIPYEPGKIKAADEVLVSQLESLSELEHFYVEKQKGEFLEFEKHQVVLQELQAHIQAKDAEILGLKWEIEELDCRNAEMMKLVENGTCCVYKELTPNVFSDVFGLTYKSVHRFAKLVISLMKVSGWDLSLAANSIVGSVVFSEKSHKKYAFEAYIFRKMLSCEEEVEWLELDHLNQIMSFGDAFDALMHDPDSSYAKFCRLKYLQLVQPKMEFAFFSNLHQRMFVSNGGHPKTAFYRGFARMARLVWCLRIMACSFIPNAEMFYVNNRGXYSENYMESIVNLKINYLEERLKVGFTVMPGFKIGDNVVRCKVYLCGMKFSDDAQ, encoded by the exons ATGGAGACTGGTTCATCAAGAAAAGCAGCTGGCAAGTCTTCTTCTAGTGTGTTTTTCAGGATTTCCCAGCTTTGCAAGCTGAGATCAGTGGGAGTGTTTTCATCCACTGAAAGCAGGAAACCAACACACACTGAACCATTGGAGGAGACTTTGGAAGAGTTTGTGCTTTCTAAGCTTTTTTCCAGTATTTCTGCTTTGAAGTGTGGTTATGTTGAACTTCAGCAAGCTCACATCCCTTATGAGCCTGGAAAAATCAAAGCTGCTGATGAAGTTCTTGTGTCTCAGTTGGAGTCTTTGTCTGAGCTTGAGCATTTTTATGTTGAGAAGCAAAAGGGTGAGTTTTTGGAGTTTGAAAAACATCAGGTTGTTTTACAGGAGTTGCAGGCTCACATCCAAGCTAAAGATGCAGAAATACTTGGATTGAAGTGGGAGATTGAGGAGTTGGATTGCAGAAATGCAGAAATGATGAAGTTGGTTGAGAATGGTACTTGTTGTGTTTATAAAGAGTTAACACCAAATGTTTTCTCTGATGTCTTTGGATTGACATATAAATCTGTTCATCGTTTTGCAAAGCTTGTTATTAGTTTGATGAAAGTTTCTGGTTGGGATCTTTCACTTGCAGCAAATTCCATTGTTGGTTCTGTTGTTTTTTCGGAAAAATCGCATAAGAAGTATGCATTTGAAGCCTACATTTTCCGGAAAATGTTAAGTTGTGAGGAGGAGGTTGAATGGTTGGAATTAGACCATTTGAATCAAATTATGAGTTTCGGAGATGCATTTGATGCTTTGATGCATGATCCTGATTCTAGTTATGCGAAATTTTGTAGATTGAAGTATCTACAACTTGTACAACCAAAGATGGAGTTTGCATTCTTCTCTAATTTGCATCAAAGAATGTTTGTATCAAACGGTGGGCACCCGAAGACGGCATTCTATCGAGGATTTGCGAGAATGGCAAGATTGGTTTGGTGTTTGAGAATCATGGCATGTTCATTTATTCCGAATGCTGAGATGTTTTATGTGAATAACAGGGGAT AGTATTCAGAGAATTACATGGAGAGCATTGTGAATTTGAAGATCAACTATCTCGAAGAGAGGCTTAAGGTTGGTTTTACAGTAATGCCAGGGTTCAAGATCGGCGATAATGTTGTAAGGTGCAAGGTTTATCTTTGCGGTATGAAATTCTCCGATGATGCGCAATAG